In a genomic window of Xenopus laevis strain J_2021 chromosome 5S, Xenopus_laevis_v10.1, whole genome shotgun sequence:
- the LOC108717455 gene encoding zinc finger CCHC domain-containing protein 3-like gives AGSVLPGWILKSAWVKHSIRIIVDEVVSWESQLRYIAEVIFFAIGGIEKKEILAIQEYLRRGIYDVTFDGEGIYLCFLSNWRETFQDEWLQGFRIVSHFPEEEITLVIKSYSLFVPLKEVEFVLRNYCKKVSFVGKVFNEIGVWASKYKFKVTFKEDTFLPAGFRLGNANLDIFFPGMPEFCRKCRLYGHGAETCKTCSNCGCFGHGFKGCTEPKKCNLCLQVGHLYAKCPQRKGRKESIVEEKPVPVKEDFAELQLASSFEEILAGELRCGADPVWGMGEIEGSAVTKKRGKIKNDPDIAVEKKSRSVSQVRPPSRGEVLYDFWKEKSDLEIRTFFESWTEEEEKKIF, from the coding sequence GCTGGGAGTGTTTTGCCAGGATGGATCCTGAAGAGTGCTTGGGTAAAGCACTCAATTAGGATTATCGTGGATGAGGTTGTGAGTTGGGAGAGTCAATTACGATACATTGCTgaggtgattttttttgccatcgGAGGAATTGAGAAGAAAGAAATCTTAGCGATACAAGAATACCTGAGAAGAGGCATTTATGATGTCACCTTTGATGGAGAAGGGATTTATCTGTGTTTCTTGAGTAATTGGAGAGAAACCTTCCAAGATGAATGGCTTCAGGGGTTCAGGATTGTGTCTCACTTTCCAGAGGAGGAAATAACCCTGGTGATTAAATCTTACTCACTGTTTGTTCCTCTGAAAGAAGTTGAATTTGTCCTACGGAATTATTGCAAAAAAGTGAGTTTTGTTGGAAAAGTCTTTAATGAAATTGGTGTTTGGGCatcaaaatataagtttaaagttaCTTTTAAGGAAGATACTTTTCTGCCAGCAGGATTCCGTCTTGGAAATGCAAACCTGGATATTTTCTTTCCAGGAATGCCAGAATTTTGCAGAAAATGCAGACTGTATGGGCATGGAGCAGAAACCTGTAAAACGTGTTCTAATTGTGGCTGTTTTGGCCATGGATTTAAGGGTTGTACTGAGCCAAAAAAATGCAATCTTTGTTTACAGGTAGGACATCTGTATGCGAAATGTCCCcagagaaaaggaagaaaagaaagtaTTGTAGAAGAAAAACCTGTTCCTGTTAAGGAGGACTTTGCCGAACTGCAGTTAGCTAGTTCTTTTGAGGAGATTTTAGCAGGTGAATTAAGGTGTGGTGCAGATCCTGTTTGGGGGATGGGTGAGATTGAAGGGTCAGCTGTTACAAAAAAgagaggtaaaataaaaaatgatcctGACATTGCTGTGGAGAAAAAGAGTCGGTCTGTAAGTCAAGTAAGACCTCCCTCAAGGGGAGAGGTGCTCTACGATTTCTGGAAGGAGAAATCTGACTTAGAAATCAGGACATTTTTTGAGAGCtggacagaagaagaagaaaaaaagatctTTTAG